A region of the Pricia mediterranea genome:
AGCAACAACATCAATCCTGAAAACCTTCGACGGCATCGCCCAAATCGTAGACTTCTACGTCCTTAATCCGTTTTAAAAGGATGCTGCTCGCCGCTGCGCTCCGATATCCGCTCGAACAATGAACCACCACTGGTTTGTTCGTTGGTATTTTCGCTGCGGTATCGCGCAACTTGTTTAATGGATGGGATAATGCGCTTTCAAAAATTTTCCCTTCGTTAACCTCACTTTTGTTCCGAACATCCACAATTGTATAATCATCGGGCTGCTCTTTAAAATGTTGAAGGTTCAGTTCTTTGCTTTTTACCAAGTCTTTCTTTTCTAAGGTAATGACCGATATGAGCTGTGCTTCATAACCGATTTTTGCGACTCGATCAAGAACGGATCCCAAAGTTGCTGGTTCGTCGATGACCAAATGAAATTCTTCCTTCGGTTCAACAATGGAACCCAGCCAAGTCTCGAATGGATTGTCCTCCGAGGCAGCCTGTACATTTATACTGTCTTGAAGATGTCCGTCCTTAAATAGCTTTGCCGACCGTGTATCCACAATTAGACCTTTTTTGGATTCATGCATTTTAAAAGGAACCTTCGCAATGGCTTGCCGTACATTTTTTGCACCGGATTTATTGATATCCACGTTAAATCCGAAATAAGAGGGAATAAAAGGTGGATTGTCCAAAATCATATCAATGAATTCCTCCTTGGTCTGCTGCTTGAAGGCCCAGTTATCTTTTCGTTCATCGCCCAATGTGCTGCTACTATCCTCACTTAAATTCTTGCCACAGAGCGAACCGGCACCATGTGCCGGATATACCACCGCATCATTGGGCAGGTGGCTGAATTTGTCTTGTATGGTCTCATACATCATCTCAGCGAGGTCTTGTCGTTTGGCGGTAATATTACCCGCTTTTTCGCGCAAATCTGGGCGTCCCACATCGCCTATGAACAAGGTGTCGCCGGTAAACAAAATCGTTTCATAGCCTTCTTCGGCAACTAAGGTAATACTATCGGGCGAGTGCCCGGGAGTATTGAGGACTCGCAGCCGTATATTGCCGATTTTGACAGTATCGCCTTCATCAAATGGTTTGTAGGGGTAATCGGCCCCCGTCTTCTTACTGGTATAAATCGTTGCTCCTGTTTCTTCATGGATTTGTAGATGTGAACTCACAAAATCGGCATGCGGGTGCGTTTCGAAAATGGCGATTATTTTTGCATTTTGCTCTTTGGCATAACTATAATATTGCATCGGATCGCGTTCTGGGTCAATAACAGCCATTTTCCCTTGGCTTACCAGCGCATAGGAATAGTGTGCCAGTGGTTTGTATTCAAATTGTTTTGTTTTCATTTTTAGGTTCTTCGAGACATATCTGTACCAAAAACCGAGTTGGTACAGTGATTTTAATCTTCACTTTCAAATTGATTATAATTCGGCTTTGAATGCATTATTCAATATTTTCCCTGAACCAGAAGCATTTTGAGCAAGATAATGTTCAAGGTATATGATAAGGCAACGCTTTAAAATAGAGTTTTGAGTAGGTATCGTTTATCGCAAATGAGTTGATTTTTAATGTGATGACACTACTTTAAAAACTATCAATACAGTATCATGGTACAGGAAAACTTATACCGAACCACTGAATTAAAAATCAATCATAATCTTCAATTACGATTTTCTCGGCAGCAACACCTAAACTTTTTAAATCCTCAGTAACACTCTTTGTCATTTCCGGTGGGCCGCAAACATAGAAATACTGTGAAAAATCTGCTATAGTAGATTTCAAAAAGTCTTTGTCTATATGGCCCGTGGGATACTTTTGAGTTTCTTCTTCAGAAAGGATGTTCATAAATCTACTTCCAAGCAAAGTCTCAAATTCTTGCTTAAGAAAAATATCCTTTTCTGTTTTATTGGCAAAAATCAATGAATTATGATTCATTTCGTTTTGATATTCCAACGACTTGAAAATTGCAATAAATGGAGTTACCCCAGCACCACCGGCTAAAAAAGTACCTTTTCCCTTAAACTGGATAGCTCCGAAAACCTCTCCTAGAATAAGTTCGTTCCCTATTTTCAGTTTTGAGAGCTTTTCGGTTACTCCGTCATGTGAGGGATATACTTTAATAGTGAACTGCAAATCGTTTTCCCTTGGCAAATTGGTAAATGTAAAAGGTCTCTTCTCTTCCTTCCAATCCTTTTGGTTAATTGCTATTTCAGTGGCCTGTCCCGGCTCAAAATCATAGTTTCTTGGCTTTTCCGTAACTATTTGCAGAACATTATAATTGATGAATCCTATGGACTTGATTTTTACGATGTGTTTTTTCATTTCTCCAGTCTTCAAATTTTTTTTCCAATTTTTAAAAATTTCATTTGGAAGATAGGTTTTGAAAAAAATCAAGATTGATTGTATTCATCTAATTGTTGACGCACAAAAATGTATCTATCAGGTAGATACTTTGCAATTGAGGTTAATTTGAATTTAAACATTCCGCTTTAAACCCCACTTTTTGCAAAACCGATTTTACATCTTCCTCGGTTACACCATCGCTTTCAATGGTTAGGATTTTATCAGGATTGGCGGTATCTACTTCCCAACTTTCTACACCGTCTTGTTTGTTTAAAAAAGGGGTTACTTTTGATACACACCCACCACAATTGATATTTGTTTTAAATTTTAAAGTTTTCATAGTATTGAATTTATTTATTATTAAAGTTTTACTCGTTTAAGTCTTAAGCTATTTGCAACTACAGACACACTACTGAATGCCATTGCAGCACCTGCTATCATCGGATCCAATAAAAAACCATTTACGGGATACAGAACTCCCGCTGCAATTGGAATACCGATGATGTTATAAATAAATGCCCAGAACAGGTTCTGACGTATGCCCAAAACGGTTCTTTTTGATAGTTCCAATGCTTTTGGGATGAATTGTAAATCTGATGTTATCAAGGTCATTTTTGCTACATCCATTGCTATGTCCGAACCTTTGCCCATTGCAATACTAACATTGGCTTGCGCCAATGCGTGCGAATCGTTGATACCATCGCCCACCATTGCTACTATCTTCCCATCCGCCTGTAATTTTTCGACAAAAGCCGCTTTGTCCGAAGGCATTACTTCGCCTTGATAATTTGTTATTCCTACCTGATGTGCCACGGCAGAAGCCGTTTTATTGTTATCTCCCGTGAGCATATAGACCTCAATGCCTCTTTCTTGAAGCTTAGCTATGGCTTTTTTTGAAGTTTCTTTAATCTTGTCTGCAATGGCCAGTATCGCAAGCACTTGATGTTCGTTAGCAAAGAATATGACCGTTTTTGCTTTCTCTTCGAGGCTTTCTGCTGTTTGCATTAAAGAAGCGTCGATTTGAATATTCTTTTCGACCATTAGTTTATGGTTGCCCACATAATATTTTGAACCGGTCTCCGATTGCGCCTTTACGCCTTTTCCTGTAATGCTTTCGAAGGAAGTAATTTCTGCTTGTTCAATATTTTCCTCTTTTAAATAGGTAATGACCGCTTCTGCCAAAGGATGCTCTGATTGTGCTTCGATAGCCAAAAGAATTTCCTTGTATTCATTTTTATTTTCAAGCATATCGTTCCAGAGTATATCGGTTACCAATGGTTTGCCTTCTGTAATCGTACCCGTTTTATCAAGGATTACTGCATTCACTTTATGGCCGAGTTCTAAACTTTCGGCATCCTTTATCAAAATATTGTTTTCAGCTCCCTTGCCGATACCCACCATTATGGCGGTAGGTGTTGCCAAGCCCAAGGCACAGGGGCAAGCGATAACCAACACGGCTACAGAGGTCAATAGGGCTTGTGAAAAAGCGTTATCGCCTCCTACTGACATCCAGACGATGAAGGTGACAATGGAAATACCCAATACCACCGGAACAAAAATACCTGCAATCTTATCGACCAGTTTTTGAACGGGTGCCTTACTCCCTTGCGCTTGCTGAACCATTTTAATGATTTGGGAAAGCAGGGTTTCCCCGCCTACTTTTTCAGCGGTAAACTGAAAGCTTCCTTTTTGATTAACGGTACCAGCGAATACCTTTTCCCCTTGGGATTTCTGAACTGGAACGGGTTCTCCCGTAATCATACTTTCATCTACATACGAGCTCCCCTTGGAAACTTCGCCATCCACAGGAATCTTTTCTCCGGGACGTACCAAAATGGTCTGACCAACTTGTACAGATGAAATAGGGATTTCCTTCTCTTCCCCATTCTCAATAATTTTAAGGGTTTTAGGCTGAAGCCCCATTAGTTTTTTAATGGCTGAAGAGGTATTTGATTTTGCCTTTTCTTCCAATAGTTTCCCCAAGGAAATAAAGGTGATAATCACGGTAGCCGCTTCGTAATATACGTGAGGTTCGATACCGCGACTTAACCAAAATTCAGGAAAAAAGGTATTGAAAACACTAAAGAGGAAGGCAATTCCGGTACTCAACGTCACCAAGGTATCCATATTTGCTTTACCGTGTTTGGCCTGCTTTAACGCATTGATAAAAAAGCTACGCCCGAACCAAAAAAGAATAGGAAAGGCCAATACCAAAGAAATCCATTTGCCTGGTTCCCATTGCATATAGAACATTCCCAATACAAAAATGGGAAGGGTAAGTATGGCCGACCAGATGGTTCGGTTTTTTATGTCTTGATAATGTTTTTGCTGTAATTCTTGTTGTACTTCTGAAGGATTCTCCGCATCAATGATAATGTCATAACCCACTTCGCGAAGTGCATTTTGAAGTTGATTAGGGTTCAACCCCTCATCATACTCTATCAAAACAGAACTGTTCGCGAAATTGACGTTTGCGTCAAATACTCCCTCGGTATGTTTTAATACAGATTCAACACTCGCTGCACAAGAGGCACAGGTCATTCCCGTAACCGGAAATGATTCTTTCACAACCTGTTTATGATTCTTCTTTTTAGTTTCAAACATGTCGATTGTCTCCATAAATCCGTTCTTATTTGTATGTTACAAATTTCAGGATTAAAAGACTGTAATGTGTTACGTTATATGCTGAATGATTTGTAGAATTTGCTTTTCACGAATTATTACTAACCAATTGGAATAAGTCGTTTTCGATTTATGCCTCTTATCATCACAATGGGAACGTGTCTATGGGTTTTTAGTATTTGTAATCAAATACCCTTTTGATTGGATGACCTTTTTTATCTCATTGATATTCGTTTTAGTGGTATCAAATACTATAATTGAAGTCTCTTCTTCATAAGACGTAGAAACATTTGTAACCCCGTCAATTTCATTTACAGAATGGTTGATATTTTCTTCACAACCCGAGCATACCATCCCTTCAATATTCAACTTTATGGATTGAATATCGGTGTTGTTTGTTGCAACAATTCCTACTTTCTCTGTTGAATAAAATATTTGCGGATAATAAGAAACCAATGTCATTACAACAACAAACACTGTAACCAACCACAAATAGAATTTTGATTTAAAAAATGATGGCTTAGCAGTATCACAGCTGCCACAATCAACCTTCTTTTTTTTATAAACTTGATAAAAAGCAAAGCCCAATGACAAAAAGGCAATTCCTAACAAATAAGGTTTTAGGGCAATGAGCCAAGAGAAATACACCGAGCTACCACTAATCCCAGCAACTCCTGTCAACAGTAGTGGTCCCCAACAGCAAAGCTTTAGAGAAACTGCTGAAAATACAGCAGTTCCCAAAGATACTTTTTTGTTCCATTTAGCAATTGCCATACCTAACAACTTCCTATGCCTTCGTTTACCAAATCATCTTTTGTGATTTCGATGTTGGTGCAGCAATTCAGTAGTTTTCCGTCAACAGCAATGGCGGGAACTCTTGTAACCCCATATTCGTTCATTTTTGAAACACAGATTTTACTTTCGCATTGCTCGGACAGACTATGAAGTATGATTTCGCAGTCCTTTCCTGCTGTCTCATTTACTAATTGTACCACAGGCTCGCATACTGGGCAACCTGCTGTAAAAATCTCGATTTGTCGTTTCATCTTATGTTATGTTTAAATTAATAATGGAACAAAGATGAGAACGTGAGGTAGGGGGTCACCAAACTTTTTTTATCCTTTTTTTTCGTTGTAGTTTTTTAATCTGGTTTCAATGGTTTGAATTTCTTTTAAGCGATTGGTCAAATCGGATAATTCCAAATTGGGAAATTCACTTTTTAAATATTCAATTTTATCTTCATTGCCACAATTTCCAGGGCAAGAATCCACGGCCTTTACTATTCCAATAGCAAGAGCTTTTCTGTAAACCTCATCCAACAGTAAGTAATGTGCTTTTTGAATGCCCTTATCAATGGATTTGAACTGTATGTTTATTTGTTCGGGGTCTTTTCCCTCATCAAGCATTTTAACAATGCCGTTTAATTGACCGCTCAAAGTTTTTAATCTGGATTTAATATCCAAGATTAAATCAGCAGGTAATTTATGCTGTTCTATATTCATAATTTGTCAATTATAATGTTTAGCAACAACCTGAATTATTACAACTTTTATTTTCTTGAATCGGTGGGCAGGCCACAGTCCCATAAGAGCAAAACACACAACAATCCCCTTCTTTTGGTTTGAGTATTTGTTTGCAATTCTCACATTCATAGAAGAATTGACAGGCCGTGGTTGGCATTTCTTCAGCCTTTTTGTGGCCGCATTCAGGGCAGGTAATCGTAGATTTTAGTATAGTAGCTTCCATAAATATTAATTAGAGCATATAGGTTAGGTCAGATGCCATTGTAGGGTATGAAAATATCATTGTCCGCAAATCGCTTATGGTCATCTTGGTCTTTATCGCCATTGCAAAAAGATTTACTGTTTCTTCACAATGAGGCCCAATAAGATGTGCGCCCAAAATGGTATTATTATTTTTATCGATGATTGTTTTAAAGGCATATTCATCCACGTTTAAACGCCTTGCGTTAAACCAATTATCCACTTTTTCGAAATTGACATTGATATCATATCCCTTTTCTTTGGCATCATCTTCCAATAAACCTACGGTTGCCATAGTGGGTAAGGTGAAAACCACGGAAGGCATTGGGGGATAATTGACTTTTTTCTGGTCCCCCTTGATGATATTTGAAGCCACGATATGTCCTTCCAAAACAGCTACGGGTGTTAGGGGCAGTCCTCTTGAGTCCGCTGCATCGCCAGCTGCATAAACGTTCGCGTTCGATGGGCTCTGAAGATATTCGTTGACCTCAATGCCCTTTTTTGAGAAGGATATACCTGCTTTTTCCAGTTCCAAATCAAAAATGGCTGGGGGACGACCAGCGGAATTAAATACTGCTGCCGATTTGTAATTAGTTTCCTTTCCGTTTGAAATTCCTGTAGTTATGTAGCTGCCATCTTTCCGTTCAATTTTAGAAACTTCAGTTTCAAGGACGAGCTTGACACCTAAATTACGTGTGGCATCTACCAAATGTTTTACAATATCCTTGTCAAAGATTTCCAATGGACGTTTGCCTCGATGTACTATTGTTACCTCGGCACCGGAACGTGCGGCAATATGGGCGAATTCAAAGGCGATATATCCACCACCGATGAAAAGCAGGGATTGGGGTAATCCCTTAAGGTTTAGAAAATCCGTACTCGTTTTAGCAAGCTGTCCGCCTTCAAAATCTAAAACTTTTGGTTTTGAACCTGACGCAATCACAACTTTATCAGCTTGAATGGTCTCGTTACCTACACTTAAGGTATTTTCATTTATAAACGTAGCGGAACTGTGAAAGGTATCGATGCCGTTCTTCTTATACCCCTTTTCTATTTTCTTCGGCATTTCATCGACAAAGGTCTGTTTGAACGCCATTATATCCTTCCAGTTAATATCCGGAATGGTATCAATGCCTTTTCCTTTAAGCCTTTTGGCGAAGTCGCGTACTTCCGTGGCGCCGATAATTACTTTTTTGGGGTCACAGCCTCGCAGGGCGCAGGTGCCACCGTAAGGTAGTTCATCTGTAATGCCCACCGAAAGACCTTTTGAAGCGCATTTATTGGCGATTGTCATACCGGCCATACCCGAACCAATAACGAAAACATCATATTTTTTCATCTATTTATTTTCTTTAGCGGTATTCTCTACTACTTTGTATCCTGTTTTCTCTATGGCCTTTCGGATTGTGGACAAATCGGTTTTGGTCTTGTCAAATTCCACTATGGTGTTGGCATTTTCGTAGCTGGCTTTGACCGAAATAATTCCGTCCAACTTATTGACTTCGCTTTCTACGTGTGCCTCACAACCTGCACAGGTCATTCCAGCGACTTCAAAAGTCTGCTTTTTGATATTGGATTGAGAGACATAGACGATATCCTTAGTGGGCTGTGCATAAAATAGATTGGAATAGTACGGAAAGGCCAGCATCAATGCGGCGAAGAGTGTTACTATCGATAAGAACCGTTTGGATTGCCAAAACGTAGGTTTTGCATCATCCTCACAGGCGCAATCAATTTCTTCCTGAGTTTTCGGCCGTAGTTTCTGATACCAGGCAAACACCAAGACAATAATGGTCAGGCCGATAAGATAGGGTCTAAATGGTTCGACCCAAGAGAATGTTGATGCAATTCCACTTGTTCCGGCAATTAGTGCCAAAACAGGTGTAATACAACATATTGATGCTGCAACTGCGGTAAAAATGCCAGTATAAGCTGCGGTGTTTGAAGTTTTATTCGGTGTCATAATATAAAATTTCTAAGCTGTTTTCTTTCTTGTCGAAATTGAATTGAAAATTCCATTCAAAACATTGTCCTCACTCTTTACCAGCGAATAATATAAAGTTTGCCCTTCACGTCTCGATATAATAATTCCTGCATCTTTCATTTTTCGGATATGCTGGGACACGGCGGGAACACTCATTTCAAGAATGTCAGCAATATCGCAGGGGCACAATTCGTTTTCTATGTTCAAAAGGAATAGGATTTTAAGCCGCACCTCGCTGCCAGCAAGGGCCAGAATTTTGCTTGTTGCATTAAAGCTGACCAAAGAATTCTCTATGGTTTCCTTGCATCTCGATATTTGCTTCTTGTCCGCCTCGTTCCGTGTACAGGTTATTTCCAAGCTCATCTTTTTTGATTTATTGTGGCTACAAATATATCATTATTATATTATTTAAGCAAATACTTAAATAGTATAGCAAATAGCTTTGAACTATTAAAGAGTCCTTGATTTTTATTGTCCTTTAATTAAATCGCATCCAAAAATTTTCGGTTTTTGTCCACAGATTTCTTGAACTGCGTAGGTGTCATTCCCGTTACTTTTTTGAATTGATTGCTTAAGTATGCAACACTACTATAATGTAGTTGAAAAGCTATCTCGCTCAAGGTCAATTCATCGTACACAATGAGTTCTTTGACACGTTCAATCTTTTGGTTAATGACGTATTGTTCAAAAGTGATGCTTTCTACTGACGAGAAAAGGGAACTTAAATACTTGTAATCAAGGTTAAGCCTGTCACTGATAAAATCGGGCCATTTTATATCCAGTTCTTGATCGGAGTGATGGATTTTTTGCACCACAAAACTTTTCATTTGCTCGATAAGTTGGCTTTTTCGGTCGTTTATCAAACTGAAACCTGCATCTTGAAGCTCTTTGGATAACGACAACTTTTTTGTCAAATCAAGTGCCGAAATCAATTCTACTTCTCCCAATTTAATAGAAGTGTAGGGAATGTCCGATTTCTGTAAAATGGACGAAACCGCCTTTATACATCTGGGGCAGACCATGTTCTTAATATGAATAGTATTGCTCATTTGATCCTATGTTAACCATTGAATTTTCATGTTGACTACCGAAAAGCGTTGATCAAAACTAATATTGTTGCTATCAAGAACAATAGTACTATGGCAATTATACCATAAACTCTGTCTTTCTTACTAATACCATCCTTTGGCGGTTTTCTTTCCTTTTTTCTTCTTTCCCTTCGATTTTCGCTCATCATCATCCGTTTAAAATTCGGAGTGGGTTCAGTGCCGTTCCTCAGTCTTTAATTTCTTGATACTACTGTTCAACTATTTAGACTTGCTCATACAAAGCCATGATAAACAGCGTTACCAAAGTGTGTATCACAAACAATAGTAGTATGGATATCAAGGTATAGAGACCGTCTTTCTCAGTAAGTATGTTATTTGGCATAGCTGTCAGTTTTCCCCCTTTCTTCTTATTGATTCTTTGACCATCCTAATATATTATCGCATGGCTTGCATTCGATTACTGTAATGTGGCCTTTACTTCTCCACACGTTAACATGGCCTCTCCGTAATACGGATTACGAATCTCTTTTTCCAAACTTAACCAGTACGCACCTTTGTTACTATCCGCCATTGGGCAGTAATTAGTATATACCGTTTGATCAATACCAAAAAGCTGTACGCTGCTTATCATATGAGCAGATAAATGCTTGAAATGATTTCTTTGTTCTGCAATTTCAGAAGCATTCGCAATTGCGCTGGAAGAAGCTTTGATTTCTTTTTGAAGGGTCATCCAATGGTTATGCGCCTTCTCCTCTTCAAGTAATTTCATATCTACTTTGGCAAGGCTTTCTCCGATTTCTTTCGCAGAGGATTGGGCTTTATCAGCGTTGTCGGCGACCAAGGCATCTTTTAAAAGCGTGTACCCTTCAAAAACTTCTTTTAGTTGCCCTTGAAACTTTTTGGAGACCTCTAAACGCTCGTTCATTTTGGTATGGTCGACGGTAGGATTGGACGTTTCGCCACTTTCCGGTTGCATTCCCAAATGCCCTTCGTGACCTGTCATTGTCTTGCCACCCTCCGCATTCATCATGGATTTTTTTCCTTGCAATTGGGCAGCTGCATCCACAGTGAAGGTTCCGTTGGTCACTATTTCATCGCCGCTTTCAAGTCCGCTTAAAATGGTAAAGCTATCCCCGTTGGTATTTCCCAGTGTGACCTCCCTCATTTCAAAAATCGGTTCGTTGGGGTTGGTCTTTACATAGACCACGGAACGTTCGCCCGTCCACATTACGGCTGTCGAAGGAACGATGATCACTTCATCGGACTCATCGTTCGGCATGTCTATTCTGCCCTCTACGAACATCCCCGGTTTTAATAGGTCTTCCGAATTGTTGAGCACCGCACGAACCATTACCGTTCTTGTAGCGGAGTTCAACAGTGGATCTACAAACGATACCTTCGCCGTAAACTCTTTATTCGGATATGCATTGGTGGTAAGCTTTATCTCTTGACCTGTCTTTAGGGACGCTATCTGGTTTTCGTAGGCATCAAATACGGCCCAGACGGAATTCAGGTTTGCTATTTTATAGAGGGGCTGGCCCTGCTTGACATAGTCTCCTTCTTCGACCATTTTTTCGGTTACCGTTCCGGATACTGTGGCATACACGGGGAAGTTTTCCTGAACCTGCCCCGACTCCTCAATACTATTGATTTGTTTGTTAGAAAGCTTCCATAATTTTAATTTGTTACGGACGGCCTTGTATAAAGCGGGCTGCGATTCTTTCAAGGATGCCGCCGTAAGTAATTCTTGCTGTGCCGCAACCAGTTCGGGGGAATAGATTATGGCAAGTAGCTTTCCTTTCCCTACGCTTTCCCCTGTATAGTTGACATACAGTTTTTCAATCCTGCCTGCAAAATAAGTAACCTGTACGGCGTTGGCCTCTTCGTTTTCCCTAATCTTCCCTGAAAGTTTCAAGGAATTCCCATCCATACCGCCCGCACCAACCACAGTAGTACGTATGTTGGCCAAGGCCATGGCATTTTCGGTCATCTTGATTTCATTGGCACTAAGACCTTCGGCCCCGGTCTCCGCAGGAATCAAATCCATTCCACAAATAGGGCAATCGCCAGGTTCGGGCTGCATAATCTGTGGGTGCATGGAGCAGGTCCACATCTGTTCGGCCGTTTCGCCAGAGTGGTCGTGCGTATCCGACATATCCGACAAGTCCTTTACCGCCGCCTCATCCTCCGACGAACTGCTGAAAACAAGATATCCCGCTAACAGTCCAACGATGAGGGCCGTTCCAATATAAATGATGTTTTTGTTCATGATTTTAAGTATTAATGCTGTTTTATTGATTTAAATATTCAGTACAAATTGCTTGCCTAATTTTTGTTTTTCTTTTTAGTATTGCTTCGTCTTTTAATTTTTATGACCGAAGGTGATGATACATACCATAATAAAAACCCGCTCAAAACGGTTATTAGCCCTAAAAGCGAAAAGGCTCTAAGGACTATGGTATTGAAATCGTCCCTTCCCTGATAATCCATCGTATGGGTCATCCAAAGAAAGTCGAACCAACGCCAATCGCGATGGCGCAATGTTTGGAACGAACCATCTTTGACGGAAACATAGGCTTTTATATTTTCGGGTGTTTCATATGATATGGAATAGGCTGGAAGGGGCCTGCCTCGATATTCACTATGGCTCCCCACTTCCTCGATGCGTTCTATGTTTTTCACTTTCAGTTCAGGCAGCATATTTCTCCTCGCCACCTGAAGGGCGTCCTGTTCGGATATTTCAGCCTTTAAGGCCCCTGTTTTTGCATTGACCAATTGACTTTGATTAATCCAATAATAAGGCTCTCCTGCTATTTCCCTTAGTTCCAGAGAATTTATGGCATTGTCCTTGATATTTGTTGGACTAACCAAATCCGTATACACAGTTTTATCAACAGGATCTTGTCGAAATTGGTCGCCGTGTATCTCGTCAATGTCCGTCCAACTGAAATACATGCCGCTGATGGTCCACATCAGGAATTGGATACCTAAGAAGATACCTAGATAGCGATGCACCTTTCTAATCTTCAATGCTGTTTTTCTGTTGACCATTATTGTTTTTGCTTTATTCTTTATCTGTATTTTAATTCACGAAAAATCTGACTAGTATTCCACCTACTAACCATACATAACAGATATGGGAAGCATATTTTAGAACGCTCTCCAGCAATGGGCTTTTCGGTGCCATTTCGCTCATTGAGTGCTTTACATCCTTCCTCTTGAAAAAACCTAAGTATATGAGATATCCTGAAATTGTGAGGAAAGCTATATTCAAATAGAAGGTATAGTCAATTTTGAAATGCTCTTTGTCCTGAATCTTGACCTGCGATGGGTCCGGTAACATACCCAACAAATCGAAAGAGTAATGCAAGGCCAATGATGTTCCGATTAATGCTGTAAACAGTAGGAACAGAATGAAAAATGACATCTTCCACCCGTAATATTTTGCATTGATTCGTAGTACCGGAAAGACTACCAAATCACTAAAGATGAAAGCCATGACCCCTGCAAAACTTACGCCCAAAAGTAATGCCGCCAATGGAATGTTCCCCATTGACCCTATAAAAGTCAAAAATGCGGCAATAGGCCCTACAATGATATGTTCCAATATTTCTAGAAAAGTAAAGTCTGTATTGCCCTGACCACTATTGATAAATAGTGTCTGGAAGAAAGAATCGGGAACGAAGGCCGCTACGATTCCCGCAATGGTAAAGCCAACGGTAACGTCCTTCCATACCATCTGCCACTCCATTTTATATTTCTTGCCAACCCTTGCCCAACTATCTTCTTTCTTAATTTGCTTTTGCCAGTCTTTGGAACCATCCATCGCATCGTCATCTTCGCCCCC
Encoded here:
- a CDS encoding MBL fold metallo-hydrolase; amino-acid sequence: MKTKQFEYKPLAHYSYALVSQGKMAVIDPERDPMQYYSYAKEQNAKIIAIFETHPHADFVSSHLQIHEETGATIYTSKKTGADYPYKPFDEGDTVKIGNIRLRVLNTPGHSPDSITLVAEEGYETILFTGDTLFIGDVGRPDLREKAGNITAKRQDLAEMMYETIQDKFSHLPNDAVVYPAHGAGSLCGKNLSEDSSSTLGDERKDNWAFKQQTKEEFIDMILDNPPFIPSYFGFNVDINKSGAKNVRQAIAKVPFKMHESKKGLIVDTRSAKLFKDGHLQDSINVQAASEDNPFETWLGSIVEPKEEFHLVIDEPATLGSVLDRVAKIGYEAQLISVITLEKKDLVKSKELNLQHFKEQPDDYTIVDVRNKSEVNEGKIFESALSHPLNKLRDTAAKIPTNKPVVVHCSSGYRSAAASSILLKRIKDVEVYDLGDAVEGFQD
- a CDS encoding flavodoxin reductase, with protein sequence MKKHIVKIKSIGFINYNVLQIVTEKPRNYDFEPGQATEIAINQKDWKEEKRPFTFTNLPRENDLQFTIKVYPSHDGVTEKLSKLKIGNELILGEVFGAIQFKGKGTFLAGGAGVTPFIAIFKSLEYQNEMNHNSLIFANKTEKDIFLKQEFETLLGSRFMNILSEEETQKYPTGHIDKDFLKSTIADFSQYFYVCGPPEMTKSVTEDLKSLGVAAEKIVIEDYD
- a CDS encoding heavy-metal-associated domain-containing protein, which translates into the protein MKTLKFKTNINCGGCVSKVTPFLNKQDGVESWEVDTANPDKILTIESDGVTEEDVKSVLQKVGFKAECLNSN
- a CDS encoding heavy metal translocating P-type ATPase, encoding METIDMFETKKKNHKQVVKESFPVTGMTCASCAASVESVLKHTEGVFDANVNFANSSVLIEYDEGLNPNQLQNALREVGYDIIIDAENPSEVQQELQQKHYQDIKNRTIWSAILTLPIFVLGMFYMQWEPGKWISLVLAFPILFWFGRSFFINALKQAKHGKANMDTLVTLSTGIAFLFSVFNTFFPEFWLSRGIEPHVYYEAATVIITFISLGKLLEEKAKSNTSSAIKKLMGLQPKTLKIIENGEEKEIPISSVQVGQTILVRPGEKIPVDGEVSKGSSYVDESMITGEPVPVQKSQGEKVFAGTVNQKGSFQFTAEKVGGETLLSQIIKMVQQAQGSKAPVQKLVDKIAGIFVPVVLGISIVTFIVWMSVGGDNAFSQALLTSVAVLVIACPCALGLATPTAIMVGIGKGAENNILIKDAESLELGHKVNAVILDKTGTITEGKPLVTDILWNDMLENKNEYKEILLAIEAQSEHPLAEAVITYLKEENIEQAEITSFESITGKGVKAQSETGSKYYVGNHKLMVEKNIQIDASLMQTAESLEEKAKTVIFFANEHQVLAILAIADKIKETSKKAIAKLQERGIEVYMLTGDNNKTASAVAHQVGITNYQGEVMPSDKAAFVEKLQADGKIVAMVGDGINDSHALAQANVSIAMGKGSDIAMDVAKMTLITSDLQFIPKALELSKRTVLGIRQNLFWAFIYNIIGIPIAAGVLYPVNGFLLDPMIAGAAMAFSSVSVVANSLRLKRVKL
- the merTP gene encoding mercuric transport protein MerTP, which translates into the protein MAIAKWNKKVSLGTAVFSAVSLKLCCWGPLLLTGVAGISGSSVYFSWLIALKPYLLGIAFLSLGFAFYQVYKKKKVDCGSCDTAKPSFFKSKFYLWLVTVFVVVMTLVSYYPQIFYSTEKVGIVATNNTDIQSIKLNIEGMVCSGCEENINHSVNEIDGVTNVSTSYEEETSIIVFDTTKTNINEIKKVIQSKGYLITNTKNP
- a CDS encoding thioredoxin family protein, which gives rise to MKRQIEIFTAGCPVCEPVVQLVNETAGKDCEIILHSLSEQCESKICVSKMNEYGVTRVPAIAVDGKLLNCCTNIEITKDDLVNEGIGSC
- a CDS encoding metal-sensing transcriptional repressor, whose product is MNIEQHKLPADLILDIKSRLKTLSGQLNGIVKMLDEGKDPEQINIQFKSIDKGIQKAHYLLLDEVYRKALAIGIVKAVDSCPGNCGNEDKIEYLKSEFPNLELSDLTNRLKEIQTIETRLKNYNEKKG
- a CDS encoding GDCCVxC domain-containing (seleno)protein: MEATILKSTITCPECGHKKAEEMPTTACQFFYECENCKQILKPKEGDCCVFCSYGTVACPPIQENKSCNNSGCC